Within the Planctomycetia bacterium genome, the region CAACCAGATCGAATTCGTGAATCTGATCATCAACCACTTGACGGAACATGGCGAAATGGAAGCGTCGCGACTTTACGAATCGCCGTTCACAGACCTGACACCTCAGGGACCAGATGGGCTCTTCAGCGCCTCGCAGCTCGAAGAGTTGATCGCCGCAATTGAACACGTCCGGGCGACGGCCCTCGCTGCGTGAGCGCCGAATTCGGTGCGAGTGTCGTTGAGACGACTACAGCGACACAGGCGACACCATAACCCTGCAGTCGCAGGTTTACATCCGGCCTGCTCCACTTGTTTTGTCGGTAGCGAAATTCGCCTACCGCAGGGTTATACGGAAAGCCGACGTCGTGAGACGTCGGCTTTTTGCGTTCTAAATAGCCCCTCGTCCTGAGCATAGCGAGCATGACGCCAGAAACAGCCTTTTTTCAAGCATATTCTCGAATTCGAGCGCTACACTTGCGGCGAGGTTCTATTTAGGGCCAGTTATGGCAACAACTTGCGACACTATTGCCGCACTTGGCTCGTCTCTTCTTCGCAAGGCGCGACATCGGACGTAGGCGATTTGGGCTCCGAATCGGGCATTCTCGAGCCAAAACTCTCGGTTGTCTCTGACTCTCGCGCGGCCTGGGTTAACAGCTGTTCGTTCCGCTCAATCGCGCGCAACCATCCGAAGACTGCCCTTCGCGCGGCGCGAACATCAAAACCGTTGCAGATTCCCAGCGACGCGCCACGGAAGTTAAGCGTTTTGACTCCGTCGAACATGGCACACAAGCAGTATCGTCAATGAAAGCGCCAAGTAAGCCGAGTTCGGCTCTGGCACTGTTTCGCCCGGTAGCGGTGGAGTGGATGCCGGCGGCAGTCGATGCAACGTGGCCTGTTCGTAGTCATATGCGAAACTCAAAAGTTCCGGTTCACTGAACGGTCGGCCCAGGAACTCAATGCCCAACGGCAAGCCGTCCGGCGTAAACCCCGCTGGAACGGTGATCGCGGGAAGTCCCAGGAATGCAGCCAAAGTCATGTTGTCAAAATGGTCCTGAGTCCAAACGCGTTCTTCGACCGTCGTCAGTGCGGGCGCTTGGGGAAAAGTCGGATACACCAAGGCGTCCAGGCCCTGGGAGTTCATGATGCCGATCAATTGCTGTCTCAACGAGTCTCGTTGAGACAGTAGCTGAATAAACGCCGGATCGTCCAGGTAAGGCGTGTCACCGCGAATGACCGTCGCGAAGTAACCATCGAGCGACGGCATGTATTCGCCAGACGCGATCAACTCATCGAGCGAGTTCACTGGCGCTCCCGGCCCCAGACTTTCGAGATAGCGATTCCAATCGTACTCGACACTATCGAACAGCGTGCTGTACCAATC harbors:
- a CDS encoding type I restriction-modification enzyme R subunit C-terminal domain-containing protein, producing NQIEFVNLIINHLTEHGEMEASRLYESPFTDLTPQGPDGLFSASQLEELIAAIEHVRATALAA